The following coding sequences lie in one Anomaloglossus baeobatrachus isolate aAnoBae1 chromosome 7, aAnoBae1.hap1, whole genome shotgun sequence genomic window:
- the PERCC1 gene encoding protein PERCC1, with protein MATGVIRNLSDFKLPPPFQHPYFFPALTQDVDFQDSSEEDDELLDEDEMEDLSYAEEQENIRSTGNVSSHDVSTGESPTEMTEQLLKFSELISNDIQRYFGQKTKEEDPDSCNIYEDYFTPRMFGGQELYYQDLVKMAQSKDHDGEDFLHPLTPPVEIDHRILKSICTKEDPKKLGPLTELFDFGLRKYTRQKMVTGKDARLHRLDRKYAHIVPMHRRMLPLSFWKEPSPVPSCILNTNTPDFSDLLENWTSDTHHELQSAGRDLMSEFGR; from the coding sequence ATGGCAACTGGTGTCATAAGAAACCTCTCAGACTTTAAGTTACCTCCACCCTTCCAACATCCATACTTCTTCCCAGCCCTGACCCAGGATGTAGATTTCCAAGATTCCTCAGAAGAAGATGATGAACTTTTAGATGAGGATGAAATGGAGGACTTATCCTATGCAGAAGAGCAAGAAAACATCAGGTCAACCGGCAACGTAAGCAGCCATGATGTTTCCACCGGAGAAAGCCCTACAGAGATGACTGAGCAGCTTCTCAAGTTTTCAGAGCTCATCAGCAATGACATTCAAAGATATTTTGGCCAGAAGACCAAAGAAGAAGACCCGGACTCCTGTAATATTTACGAAGACTACTTCACTCCCCGAATGTTCGGAGGGCAGGAATTGTATTATCAAGACTTGGTAAAGATGGCACAAAGCAAAGACCACGATGGAGAAGACTTCCTCCACCCTCTCACGCCTCCTGTAGAAATAGACCATAGGATATTAAAGAGTATCTGCACCAAGGAAGATCCCAAGAAGCTTGGTCCTCTCACCGAACTCTTCGACTTCGGTCTTCGAAAGTATACAAGGCAAAAGATGGTAACAGGTAAGGATGCCAGGCTACACAGACTAGATcgcaaatatgcccatattgtgcccaTGCACAGGCGGATGTTACCCCTGTCGTTCTGGAAGGAACCATCTCCCGTACCATCCTGCATCCTGAACACCAACACCCCGGACTTCAGTGATCTTCTTGAAAACTGGACATCGGACACACATCACGAATTACAGAGCGCCGGAAGGGACCTCATGAGTGAATTTGGCAGATAG